One Pontibacillus yanchengensis DNA window includes the following coding sequences:
- the glsA gene encoding glutaminase A: MRKKVNQHQLEGWINHVHSFTHLGKVPDYIPALAKQNPENIAISIVHLNGECIKAGNLEHTFTLQSISKVISLALALMDQGEDYVFSKVGMEPTGDPFHSIAKLETSNPSKPLNPMINAGALAVTDMIEGSSPDQKVGRLLAFVHELSGDNTITYNEEVASSEFETAYLNRSLSFFMKQTGVVEGSVEELLDTYTKQCAIGVNIQQLARIGAVFANEGMDLDTGRQIIPQHYARICKTFMVTCGMYDASGSFAIRVGIPAKSGVSGAIMGAHKDLGGIAVFGPALDEKGNSVVGMHLLEMLANREDLFIF; encoded by the coding sequence AGTGAACCAACATCAACTAGAGGGATGGATTAACCATGTTCATTCATTTACTCATTTAGGTAAAGTACCAGATTATATTCCAGCATTAGCGAAACAAAACCCTGAGAATATTGCGATTAGCATTGTTCATCTGAATGGTGAATGTATAAAGGCGGGAAATCTTGAACATACGTTTACCTTACAAAGTATTTCAAAGGTTATATCACTAGCATTGGCATTGATGGATCAAGGAGAAGATTACGTATTTTCAAAAGTAGGAATGGAGCCAACAGGTGATCCGTTTCATTCTATAGCAAAATTAGAAACATCCAATCCTTCAAAACCATTAAATCCCATGATAAATGCAGGAGCCTTAGCTGTTACCGATATGATAGAAGGATCGTCGCCCGATCAAAAAGTTGGACGTTTGCTAGCCTTCGTACATGAATTATCAGGTGACAATACAATAACGTATAATGAAGAAGTCGCTTCATCGGAATTTGAAACAGCTTATTTAAATCGGTCTTTAAGTTTCTTTATGAAGCAAACAGGTGTTGTAGAAGGCAGTGTAGAAGAACTTCTGGATACTTATACGAAACAATGTGCAATTGGGGTTAACATTCAGCAATTGGCTCGAATAGGAGCTGTGTTTGCCAATGAAGGAATGGACTTAGATACGGGTAGACAAATTATACCTCAACACTATGCTCGGATTTGCAAGACATTCATGGTTACGTGTGGAATGTATGATGCATCAGGATCATTTGCTATACGCGTTGGAATTCCTGCGAAAAGTGGAGTTTCTGGGGCAATAATGGGGGCACATAAAGATTTAGGTGGGATTGCTGTATTTGGACCAGCTCTTGACGAAAAAGGGAATAGCGTAGTAGGTATGCATCTATTAGAAATGTTAGCGAATCGAGAAGACCTATTTATTTTCTAA
- the pyc gene encoding pyruvate carboxylase has translation MGEYQKINKVLVANRGEIAIRVFRACTELNIRTVAIYSKEDSGSYHRYKADEAYLIGEGKKPIDAYLDIEGIIETAKSVGVDAIHPGYGFLSENIHFAKRCEDEGITFIGPTSTHLHMFGDKVKARYQAIEADIPVIPGTDGPVSGLEEVREFGQKHGFPIIIKASLGGGGRGMRIVRSEDTLSDSYDRAKSEAKAAFGSDEVYVEKLVENPKHIEVQILGDVDGNIVHLYERDCSVQRRHQKVVEVAPSVSLPNGLREKICDSAVQLMKNVQYINAGTVEFLVSGDEFFFIEVNPRVQVEHTITELITGIDIVQTQIMIAEGYNLFEQPIGIPVQTDIKTHGYAIQSRVTTEDPLNNFMPDTGKIMAYRTGGGFGVRLDAGNGFQGAVISPHYDSLLVKVSTWALSFEQAANKMVRNLKEFRIRGIKTNIPFLENVILHSKFLNGEYDTTFIDQSPELFVFPKRKDRGTKMLSYIASTTVNGFQGTEKKKKPALHKPRMPDVKPYTEIPRGTKQMLDEQGPEAVANWLKAQDRVLYTDTTFRDAHQSLLATRIRSKDLEHIAEPTAKLLPELFSVEMWGGATFDVSYRFLKEDPWQRLIHMRDKMPNVLFQMLLRASNAVGYKNYPDNLIREFVEKSSQAGIDVFRIFDSLNWVKGMTLAIEAVRNNDKIAEASMCYTGDILDPSKTKYDLNYYVNLAKELENAGSHILGIKDMAGLLKPEAAYQLISSLKESVDIPIHLHTHDTSGNGIFTYARAIEAGVDAVDVAASSMAGLTSQPSATSLYHALEGNKRQPNINVNAYEDLGLYWHDIRKYYQDFESGMMAPNSEVYDHEMPGGQYSNLQQQAKAVGLEERWDEVKKMYRRVNDMFGDLVKVTPSSKVVGDMALFMVQNNLNEDDIYEQGESIDFPDSVIEFFEGYLGQPYQGFPQELQRIILKGRNPITRRPGELLDPVDFKDLKETLFHKLDRQITSFDMITYALYPKVFMDYHQFYEQYGDMSVLDTLTFFYGMRLGEEIDIEIEQGKTLIVKLVSIGEPQADGTRVVYFELNGQPREIVVKDDSIKSAVEERPKADKDNDKHIGATMPGTVIKVIAEKGEKVNKGDHIMITEAMKMETTVQAPFEGKIKDIYVNNGGAIHVGDLLVEFE, from the coding sequence ATGGGTGAATACCAAAAGATCAATAAGGTCTTAGTAGCAAATCGTGGTGAAATTGCAATCCGTGTATTTCGAGCATGTACAGAGTTGAACATTCGAACTGTTGCTATTTATTCAAAAGAGGATAGTGGTTCCTACCATCGTTACAAAGCAGATGAAGCATATTTAATTGGTGAAGGAAAGAAGCCTATTGATGCTTACCTTGATATTGAAGGAATTATTGAAACCGCTAAAAGTGTCGGCGTTGATGCGATACATCCAGGATATGGTTTTTTATCAGAAAATATTCATTTTGCGAAGCGTTGTGAAGATGAAGGCATTACGTTTATCGGTCCGACAAGTACCCATTTACATATGTTTGGCGATAAAGTAAAAGCAAGATATCAAGCTATAGAAGCTGATATACCTGTTATTCCTGGTACTGATGGACCTGTTTCGGGATTAGAAGAAGTACGAGAGTTTGGGCAAAAACATGGCTTTCCTATCATTATTAAGGCCTCACTTGGTGGTGGAGGCCGTGGGATGAGAATCGTTCGAAGTGAGGATACACTAAGTGATTCTTATGATCGAGCTAAATCCGAGGCAAAAGCAGCATTTGGTAGCGATGAAGTTTATGTAGAAAAACTTGTAGAAAATCCAAAACACATAGAAGTTCAAATTTTGGGAGATGTAGATGGGAATATCGTACATCTTTATGAACGTGATTGTTCCGTTCAGCGACGCCACCAAAAAGTTGTAGAGGTTGCACCAAGTGTATCTCTACCAAATGGGTTAAGAGAGAAGATTTGTGATTCAGCCGTACAACTTATGAAGAATGTTCAGTATATAAATGCGGGTACAGTGGAATTTCTCGTCTCAGGTGATGAATTCTTCTTTATTGAGGTGAATCCTCGTGTTCAGGTTGAACATACCATAACCGAATTAATTACAGGTATTGATATTGTTCAAACTCAAATCATGATTGCAGAAGGATATAACTTATTTGAACAACCGATAGGTATTCCAGTACAAACTGATATAAAAACACATGGTTATGCTATCCAATCTCGTGTAACGACAGAGGATCCTTTGAATAATTTCATGCCCGATACAGGTAAAATTATGGCATATCGTACTGGTGGCGGATTTGGAGTACGATTAGACGCTGGAAATGGGTTTCAAGGGGCTGTTATTTCTCCACACTATGATTCATTATTAGTTAAAGTTTCAACATGGGCACTTAGTTTTGAACAGGCAGCTAATAAGATGGTACGAAACTTAAAGGAATTTCGAATTCGTGGTATTAAAACCAACATACCTTTTCTTGAAAACGTTATCTTGCATTCGAAATTTTTAAATGGTGAATATGACACTACTTTTATTGATCAATCACCTGAACTATTTGTATTTCCTAAGCGTAAAGATCGTGGTACGAAAATGCTCTCTTATATTGCTTCTACTACGGTAAATGGCTTCCAAGGGACTGAAAAAAAGAAAAAGCCTGCACTGCATAAACCAAGGATGCCTGATGTGAAACCTTATACAGAAATTCCAAGAGGAACAAAACAAATGCTAGATGAGCAAGGACCAGAAGCTGTAGCGAATTGGTTGAAAGCACAAGACCGTGTACTCTATACAGACACCACATTTCGTGATGCCCACCAGTCGTTGCTCGCTACACGCATTCGCTCTAAAGATTTAGAACATATTGCTGAGCCAACTGCAAAGCTTCTTCCTGAACTTTTTTCAGTTGAAATGTGGGGAGGCGCTACATTTGATGTTTCCTATCGTTTCTTAAAAGAAGATCCATGGCAGCGTTTAATTCATATGAGAGACAAAATGCCAAATGTTTTATTCCAAATGCTCTTACGGGCTAGTAACGCGGTAGGATATAAAAACTATCCAGACAACCTTATTCGTGAATTTGTTGAAAAGAGTAGTCAAGCAGGAATAGACGTTTTCCGCATCTTTGATAGTTTAAATTGGGTAAAGGGTATGACCTTAGCTATCGAAGCTGTTCGAAACAACGATAAGATTGCAGAAGCATCTATGTGTTACACAGGAGATATTCTAGACCCTTCCAAAACAAAGTACGATTTGAATTACTATGTGAACTTGGCAAAAGAACTTGAAAATGCAGGATCACATATATTAGGCATTAAAGATATGGCAGGATTGCTTAAACCTGAAGCTGCCTATCAATTAATATCATCCCTAAAAGAATCGGTGGATATTCCAATTCATCTTCATACACACGATACAAGCGGAAACGGAATATTCACATATGCAAGGGCCATAGAAGCGGGTGTAGATGCAGTAGATGTGGCAGCTAGTTCAATGGCTGGTTTAACGTCACAACCTAGCGCTACAAGCCTTTATCATGCACTTGAAGGCAACAAACGACAACCGAATATTAATGTTAATGCATATGAGGATTTAGGGTTATATTGGCATGATATTCGAAAGTATTACCAGGATTTCGAAAGTGGAATGATGGCACCGAATTCAGAGGTGTATGATCACGAAATGCCCGGAGGTCAATATAGTAACTTGCAACAACAGGCTAAAGCTGTTGGTTTGGAAGAGAGATGGGATGAAGTCAAAAAAATGTATCGACGTGTCAATGATATGTTTGGAGACCTCGTTAAAGTTACTCCTTCTTCAAAAGTTGTTGGAGATATGGCCTTATTTATGGTTCAGAATAACTTAAATGAAGATGACATTTATGAGCAAGGAGAATCTATTGACTTTCCTGATTCGGTTATCGAATTTTTTGAAGGGTACCTTGGACAACCATATCAAGGGTTTCCCCAAGAATTACAACGCATCATACTTAAAGGGAGAAATCCCATTACTAGACGCCCGGGAGAGCTTCTTGACCCTGTGGATTTCAAAGATTTAAAAGAAACTTTGTTTCATAAGCTAGACAGACAAATCACTAGTTTTGACATGATTACTTACGCTCTCTATCCAAAAGTATTTATGGATTATCATCAATTCTATGAGCAGTATGGTGATATGTCAGTACTTGATACTTTAACGTTCTTTTATGGAATGCGCTTAGGTGAGGAAATTGATATCGAAATTGAACAAGGTAAAACTTTAATAGTAAAACTAGTATCCATTGGTGAAC
- a CDS encoding FtsW/RodA/SpoVE family cell cycle protein, producing the protein MKKIFKNFDFTLIFAPLVLTAFGVIMIYSASMVYGVVKFDVPSTYYLTKQIQWVVLGLIAFVITMFFPYQKYQKLMPLIIFFVLSTLVLVLIVGSNKGNANSWFDFGPVSFQPAEAAKIGLIMYLASVLSKKQAYIQDFTKAVLPPIALTIAILALIGIQPDIGTAAIIFLMACAVIISSGIRFRHIFLLGITGAICIILALPKMTSDERIARFTGAYQPFQLPESDGYHLIQSYIAIGTGGLTGEGLGQSVQKLGYLLEPHTDFIMAVVAEELGVLGVLITLGLMALIVLRGLYVARKCKDGFGSLLAIGISSMIGIQAFINLGAISGILPITGVPLPFVSYGGSSLIVLLASMGILNNVAKQAKLQEDYTFTKQAVDEDMENRKTTTNSATQPKGGQPWVNTKRSIRS; encoded by the coding sequence ATGAAAAAAATATTTAAAAATTTTGATTTCACATTAATATTTGCCCCATTAGTACTCACTGCTTTTGGTGTAATTATGATCTATAGTGCTTCGATGGTTTATGGGGTTGTGAAGTTTGATGTTCCAAGCACATATTACTTAACAAAGCAAATTCAGTGGGTTGTTTTAGGATTAATAGCATTTGTTATCACCATGTTTTTTCCTTATCAAAAGTATCAAAAGTTGATGCCGTTAATTATTTTTTTTGTATTATCAACCCTAGTCTTAGTGTTAATTGTGGGAAGTAACAAGGGGAATGCAAATTCATGGTTTGATTTTGGGCCAGTTAGTTTCCAACCTGCTGAAGCAGCAAAGATTGGGTTAATCATGTACTTAGCTTCTGTTTTATCCAAGAAGCAAGCTTATATTCAGGATTTTACAAAAGCCGTTTTGCCACCTATTGCTTTGACAATTGCAATATTAGCGCTTATTGGTATCCAACCAGATATAGGTACAGCGGCAATTATCTTTTTAATGGCATGTGCTGTAATTATTAGTTCTGGTATTCGTTTTCGTCATATTTTTCTGTTAGGCATTACAGGAGCGATTTGTATTATTTTAGCACTTCCAAAAATGACTTCAGATGAACGAATAGCGAGGTTCACTGGTGCCTATCAGCCTTTCCAACTTCCAGAATCAGATGGTTATCATCTAATTCAATCCTACATAGCTATTGGTACTGGCGGATTAACGGGTGAGGGCTTAGGACAAAGTGTGCAGAAATTAGGATATCTATTAGAGCCACACACTGATTTTATTATGGCCGTTGTTGCTGAGGAGCTTGGTGTACTAGGAGTGCTAATTACTCTTGGACTTATGGCATTAATAGTATTGCGTGGACTATATGTAGCACGAAAATGTAAAGATGGTTTCGGTAGTTTATTAGCTATTGGGATCTCTTCCATGATAGGAATCCAAGCGTTTATTAATTTAGGAGCAATTAGTGGGATTTTACCAATCACAGGTGTTCCATTGCCATTTGTAAGTTATGGAGGGTCCTCATTAATTGTTCTATTAGCTTCGATGGGAATTTTGAATAACGTTGCAAAACAGGCAAAGCTTCAGGAAGATTATACATTTACGAAGCAAGCCGTTGATGAAGATATGGAAAATCGAAAGACAACGACAAATAGTGCAACACAACCTAAAGGAGGACAACCATGGGTGAATACCAAAAGATCAATAAGGTCTTAG
- a CDS encoding DUF1507 family protein, protein MSSEVAVDHRQQAYALLKADAEKIARLIRVQMDNLTMPQCPLYEEVLDTQMFGLSREIDFAVRLNLINEEDGKKLLENLEQEMNALHEASQNS, encoded by the coding sequence GTGTCATCTGAAGTAGCGGTTGATCATCGCCAACAAGCATATGCCCTTCTTAAGGCCGATGCTGAAAAAATTGCAAGACTCATTAGAGTTCAGATGGATAATCTAACCATGCCGCAATGCCCTCTATATGAAGAGGTTCTCGATACACAAATGTTCGGTTTATCTCGAGAAATAGATTTTGCGGTTCGTTTAAATTTAATTAACGAAGAAGACGGCAAAAAACTTCTCGAGAATTTAGAGCAAGAAATGAATGCTTTACACGAAGCTTCACAAAATTCGTGA